The following are encoded together in the Brassica napus cultivar Da-Ae chromosome A9, Da-Ae, whole genome shotgun sequence genome:
- the LOC106357813 gene encoding transcription factor HBI1-like isoform X2 encodes MLEGLVSPESLSFSYADMSVPEMLKWLQQHQQQEVLSLSSNDSPELLQILQFHGSNNDELLQSTFSHFQMVGSGFGTNYNMGFGHSHEAMDGCISRTSSCQIHPPDTMGVMLKNSEENRAISLKNKRKSEDKTREEEKTEKKIKVEAERESNISNKEASSDTSKETSKGASQIQKLDYIHVRARRGQATDRHSLAERARREKISKKMKYLQDLVPGCNTVTGKAGVLDEIINYVQSLQRQVEFLSMKLAVTNPELELAVEDLSVKQAYFTNFPVVIASKPSVMVDVPLFPLDQQGSLNLSVSNPNQTSIDAPSESWETQSQSLFASILR; translated from the exons ATGTTGGAAGGTCTTGTCTCTCCAGAAAGCTTGTCCTTTAGCTACGCGGACATGTCTGTACCTGAAATGCTTAAATGGCTGCAACAGCATCAACAACAAGAAGTTTTGTCTCTGAGCAGTAATGATTCACCCGAACTTCTTCAGATACTTCAATTCCACGGAAGCAACAATGATGAGTTGTTGCAGAGTACCTTCAGTCATTTTCAAATGGTTGGATCTGGTTTTGGAACAAACTATAACATGGGTTTTGGTCATTCACATGAAGCTATGGATGGCTGCATTTCAAGAACAAGTAGTTGCCAGATACATCCACCGGATACAATGGGGGTTATGTTGAAGAACAGTGAAGAAAACAGAGCTATTTCCTtgaaaaacaagagaaaatcAGAG GACAAGACAAGGGAAGAGGAAAAGACAGAGAAGAAGATCAAAGTAGAGGCTGAGAGAGAGTCAAACATAAGTAACAAGGAAGCATCTTCAGACACTTCAAAGGAGACATCAAAGGGAGCTTCACAGATCCAGAAATTGGATTATATCCACGTGAGAGCTCGTCGAGGGCAAGCCACAGACAGACACAGTTTAGCAGAAAGG GCAAGAAGAGAAAAGATAAGCAAGAAGATGAAATATCTGCAAGATCTTGTCCCTGGATGCAACACAGTCACTGGAAAAGCTGGTGTGCTTGATGAGATCATCAATTATGTTCAGTCTCTACAGAGACAAGTTGAG TTCTTGTCGATGAAACTTGCTGTCACAAACCCAGAACTCGAGCTTGCTGTGGAAGATTTATCTGTAAAGCAG GCTTACTTTACAAATTTTCCAGTGGTAATTGCTTCAAAACCATCAGTAATGGTTGATGTACCATTGTTTCCACTAgaccagcaaggatctctaaatCTATCAGTgtcaaacccaaaccaaacatCTATTGACGCT CCATCTGAAAGCTGGGAAACTCAGTCACAGAGTCTCTTTGCTTCAATACTAAGATAA
- the LOC106357813 gene encoding transcription factor HBI1-like isoform X1, protein MLEGLVSPESLSFSYADMSVPEMLKWLQQHQQQEVLSLSSNDSPELLQILQFHGSNNDELLQSTFSHFQMVGSGFGTNYNMGFGHSHEAMDGCISRTSSCQIHPPDTMGVMLKNSEENRAISLKNKRKSEDKTREEEKTEKKIKVEAERESNISNKEASSDTSKETSKGASQIQKLDYIHVRARRGQATDRHSLAERARREKISKKMKYLQDLVPGCNTVTGKAGVLDEIINYVQSLQRQVEFLSMKLAVTNPELELAVEDLSVKQFQAYFTNFPVVIASKPSVMVDVPLFPLDQQGSLNLSVSNPNQTSIDAPSESWETQSQSLFASILR, encoded by the exons ATGTTGGAAGGTCTTGTCTCTCCAGAAAGCTTGTCCTTTAGCTACGCGGACATGTCTGTACCTGAAATGCTTAAATGGCTGCAACAGCATCAACAACAAGAAGTTTTGTCTCTGAGCAGTAATGATTCACCCGAACTTCTTCAGATACTTCAATTCCACGGAAGCAACAATGATGAGTTGTTGCAGAGTACCTTCAGTCATTTTCAAATGGTTGGATCTGGTTTTGGAACAAACTATAACATGGGTTTTGGTCATTCACATGAAGCTATGGATGGCTGCATTTCAAGAACAAGTAGTTGCCAGATACATCCACCGGATACAATGGGGGTTATGTTGAAGAACAGTGAAGAAAACAGAGCTATTTCCTtgaaaaacaagagaaaatcAGAG GACAAGACAAGGGAAGAGGAAAAGACAGAGAAGAAGATCAAAGTAGAGGCTGAGAGAGAGTCAAACATAAGTAACAAGGAAGCATCTTCAGACACTTCAAAGGAGACATCAAAGGGAGCTTCACAGATCCAGAAATTGGATTATATCCACGTGAGAGCTCGTCGAGGGCAAGCCACAGACAGACACAGTTTAGCAGAAAGG GCAAGAAGAGAAAAGATAAGCAAGAAGATGAAATATCTGCAAGATCTTGTCCCTGGATGCAACACAGTCACTGGAAAAGCTGGTGTGCTTGATGAGATCATCAATTATGTTCAGTCTCTACAGAGACAAGTTGAG TTCTTGTCGATGAAACTTGCTGTCACAAACCCAGAACTCGAGCTTGCTGTGGAAGATTTATCTGTAAAGCAG TTTCAGGCTTACTTTACAAATTTTCCAGTGGTAATTGCTTCAAAACCATCAGTAATGGTTGATGTACCATTGTTTCCACTAgaccagcaaggatctctaaatCTATCAGTgtcaaacccaaaccaaacatCTATTGACGCT CCATCTGAAAGCTGGGAAACTCAGTCACAGAGTCTCTTTGCTTCAATACTAAGATAA